CAAAGAAAGCCAGGGAACTGACGTTAAGGAAAAGCGCTTTAGACAGCGCACGACTTCCTGGAAAGCTTATTGACTGTTTGGAAAAGGATCCTGCAAAATGTGAAATGTACATTGTGGAGGGGGATTCCGCTGGAGGATCTGCTAAGCAAGGTAGAGACCGTCGTTTCCAGGCTATTTTACCTATCCGAGGTAAGATCTTGAATGTTGAGAAAGCTCGTTTACAAAAGATCTTCCAAAACCAAGAAATAGGAACAATTATAGCGGCTTTAGGTTGCGGGATCGGATCGGATAATTTTAATTTAAGTAAGCTACGTTATCGACGTATAATTATCATGACAGATGCAGATGTTGATGGCTCCCATATTCGTACTCTGTTATTAACCTTCTTCTATCGCCATATGACAGCATTAATTGAAAATGAATGTGTCTATATAGCTCAGCCTCCTTTATACAAAGTAAGCAAGAAAAAAGATTTCCGTTATATTCTTTCAGAAAAGGAAATGGATGATTATCTATTAACCTTAGGAATTTGCGACAGTAAACTGGTGTTTAAAAACGGAGATCGTGAAATAAGTGGAGAAGCTTTGGACAGCTTTGTCAAGCTGATCTTAAACATAGAAAACTTCATTGTTGCTTTAGAGAAAAAAGCTGTTCCTTTTTCTGAATTTTTAGAAATGCGCAAGGAAACTGTAGGCTATCCTTTGTACTATCGTCCTCCGCAAAGTGGGAAGCAGGGGGGACGCTATTTCTATTCTTCTGAGGAAAAAGAAGAAGAGATGGTGTCTGGAGAAGATTCGGATTCGACTAAGGTTATTGAATTATATAAAACGTCGATCTTTGCAGAAATTCAAGAGGAATTGCGAAATTATGGTTTAGATATTCGCCATTATCTCAATCCCAAAGATTCTGAAATGGTGATAACCAATGAAGATGCAAAAACGCTGCCTTATACTTGTTATACTTTAAAAGAGGTGATCGAGCATCTCAAAGCTCTGGGAAGAAAAGGTATAGAAATTCAGCGTTATAAAGGTCTTGGAGAAATGAATGCTGATCAGCTTTGGGATATAACTATGAATCCTGAACAGAGAACTTTAGTTCGTGTGTCATTGAAAGATGCTGTTGAGGCAGATCATATCTTCACCATGCTAATGGGAGAAGAGGTGCCTCCAAGAAGAGAATTTATTGAAAATCACGCTCTATCAGTTAAGATGAATAATTTGGATATTTAGGAGACGGTCATCACTATGTTGAACAAAGAAGAAATCATTGTCCCTAAAAATCTAGAAGAAGAGATGAAGGAAAGTTACCTTCGTTACTCTATGTCGGTAATTATTTCTCGCGCACTTCCTGATGTCCGGGATGGTTTGAAACCTTCGCAAAGACGTATTCTTTATGCAATGAAGCAGTTAAACCTCACTCCTGGAGCGAAGCATCGTAAATGTGCTAAAATTTGCGGTGATACTTCCGGAGATTACCATCCTCATGGAGAGAGTGTAATTTATCCTACGTTAGTGCGTATGGCTCAAAACTGGGCGATGCGTTATCCACTAGTCGATGGTCAAGGAAACTTCGGCTCTATTGACGGGGATCCTGCCGCTGCTATGCGTTATACGGAAGCCCGCTTAACCCATAGCGCGATCTTCCTCATGGAAGATTTAGATAAAGATACCGTAGACATGGTATCCAACTATGACGAAACGAAGCACGAGCCTGTTGTTTTTCCTTCGAAGTTTCCTAATCTTCTTTGCAATGGTTCCTCTGGTATTGCTGTCGGTATGGCAACAAATATCCCTCCTCATAACCTCGGGGAGTTAATAGAAGCCACGCTCTTGGTGTTGAGTAAGCCTGATGTCTCTATAGAAGAAATCTTAGAAGTCATGCCAGGACCAGATTTCCCCACAGGGGGATTGATTTGTGGTAGTGAGGGTATCCGCTCTACCTACTATACAGGAAGAGGAAAGATAAAAGTTCGTGCACGTCTTCATGTAGAAGAGAACGCGGACAAACATCGTGAGAATATCATTCTTACAGAGATGCCCTACAATGTAAACAAGTCAAGATTAATCGAACAAATTGCTGATCTTGTTAACGATAAGACTTTATCGGGTATTTCTGATGTTCGAGATGAATCAGATAAAGATGGTATCCGTGTTGTTCTCGAGCTTAAGAAGGGAGAGTCATCGGAAGTTGTTATCAACCGTCTCTATAAATTTACTGATATTCAGGTGACTTTCGGAGCCAATATGCTCGCCTTGGATAAAAATCTTCCAAGGACAATGAATATTCATAGAATGATTTCTGTATGGGTGCGCCACCGTACAGAGGTAATCCGTAGAAGAACTCGTTATGAGTTAAATAAAGCTGAAGCACGTGCTCATATCCTCGAAGGTTTCTTAAAAGCTCTTTCTTGTTTAGACGATGTTGTACACACAATCCGTAATAGTGAGAGTAAAGAACACGCTAAGCATCAATTGATTGAAAAGTTTGGATTTACTGAACATCAATCTATAGCAATTCTGGAGTTGCGTTTATACCAACTTACCGGATTGGAAGCTGAGAAAATTCAAAAAGAATACGATGAGTTAGTCAATAAAATTGCTTACTACAAACGTGTTCTTGCTGATGAAGGCTTAGTAAAAGATATCATTAGAAATGAACTTCAAGAGCTGCAAAAGCTTCATAAAACTCCTCGTAGAACGACGATAGAATTTGATGCGGATGACATTCGTGATATTGAAGATATTATCACCAACGAACCTGTGATTATTACAATATCAGGAGATGATTACGTAAAAAGAATGCCTATAAAGGTCTTTAGAGAACAGAAACGCGGTGGTCACGGTGTTTCCGGATTTGACATGAAGAAAGGTTCGGACTTTTTAAAGGCAGTATATTCAGCATCAACAAAAGACTACCTGTTGATTTTCACCAATTTTGGACAATGTTATTGGTTGAAAGTGTGGCAATTGCCAGAGGGGGAAAGACGAGCTAAGGGTAAACCGATCATCAATTTTCTTGAAGGTATTCGTCCTGGGGAACAGTTAGCAGCTGTTCTGAATATTAAGAATTTTGAAAATGCAGGATTCTTATTCTTAGCAACCAAACACGGTGTAGTCAAAAAAGTAGCTCTTGATGCGTTCAGCAATCCCAGAAAGAAAGGCATTCGCGCTCTAGAAATCGATGACGGTGATGAGCTTATTGCTGCTGTGCACATTACTAGTGAAGAAGAAAAGGTCATGCTATTCACAAGATTGGGGATGGCGGTACGCTTTCCTCATGATAAGGTGCGGCCTATGGGAAGAACAGCACGTGGCGTACGTGGGGTCTCATTGAAAAATGAAAAAGATCGTGTTGTTGCTTGTCAAATTGTTAGAGATGATCAATCTGTTCTTGTTGTCTGCGATAATGGCTTCGGGAAACGCTCTCAAGTAGAAGATTTCCGAGAAACTAATCGAGGAGGGGTAGGAGTACGTTCTATTCTTATCAACGAGAGAAATGGAGATGTTCTTGGAGCAATTTCTGTGACAGATCACGACAGTATCTTACTCATGTCAGCACAAGGACAGGCTATTCGTATTAACATGCAGGATGTACGTGTGATGGGAAGGTCCACTCAAGGGGTGCGCTTAGTTCACGTTAAAGAAGGTGATACCCTTGTTGCCATGGAAAAACTCTCGTTAAATGAAGATGAGACGCTAACAAATATTGAAGAAGAGAGTGCCTCACCACAAGTATAAAGGAATAAAGCCATGTTTATAGTGATTGAGGGATGTGAAGGGTCAGGAAAAAGCTCTTTAACACAACTTCTAAAAGATAAGCTTATGGCTGAAGGGAAAGCAGTTGTAGCGACGAGAGAACCAGGGGGCTCTTCCCTAGGTGAACGCGTGCGTGATTGGATTTTAGACCCCTCTACAACAGAGCTGTCTCCCTATACAGAGCTGTTTCTATTTCTTGCAGCACGTGCGCAACACATAACTGAAAAAATACTACCAGCTTTAGAATTGGGGAAAATTGTGGTATGTGACAGGTTCCATGATTCTACAATTGTCTATCAAGGGATCGTTGGAGGGCTGGGTAAGGAATATGTGACCAATCTCTGTCATTCTGTGGTAGGACAAAAAAAAATTCTTCCCAATCTTACCTGCCTTTTAGATATTCCTGCTGATGAAGGACTAAAAAGGAAACAACAACAAAAGTCTTTTGATAAGTTTGAAAATCAGTCTTTGGCGTACCATACAAAAATCCGCGAAGGTTTTTTATCTCTTGCCGAATCACGTCTTGACAGCTATCTTGTTTTAGATGCTCGACAACCTATAGAGGAATCACTTAACAAAGTTATGACCGCTTATACAGAATTAGCCTTATGCAAGTCGAAGGAAAGATAACGAATAAACCTTGGGAAGCTTTACTTGATAACATTAATCAAGGTAAGGTAAGCCATGCTATTTTATTGCACGGAAGCTCGTTATCGATTCTTTCTCAATATGCTTACACCTTAGCCTCTCATATTCTGCTAAGAGATACCCCTGAAGCACAGTATAAGATTTCCCAAAAAATACATCCTGATATTCAAGAGTTTCTGCCTTCTGGAAAGGGACGATTGCATTCTATAGAGATTCCTAGGGACATTAAAAAACAGATCGCCATACTTCCCTATGAAGGCCACTATAAGATTTATATTATTCATGAAGTAGATCGTATGACTTTACCTGCGATCTCCGTATTTTTAAAAGTCCTCGAAGAGGCTCCATCTCACAATGTAATTCTACTGACGTCTGCAAAACTTCAACGTATACCAGCAACGATTCTTTCACGGAGTTTATCCATACATATTCAAGGACAAGACAAGACTCTCCCTAATGAAGAAGAAATCGCCTATCTACTCAAGTATGCCTCAGGAGAAATGAGTATTACAGAAGTAGGAAAAATAGTTAAAGGTAGTGTAGATACAGATAAACAAGTGCTCAGAGATAAAGCTAAATACCTTTTAGAGGTTCTTTTAACATTATTTAGAGATAGATTTATACTTTCTTTAAATGTAAGTGCGAGTGCTATGACTTATCCGCAATACGCTAAAGGTATTCTTAATCTGCCTGTACTTCCTCTTGAAAAGGTACTTGTGATTATAGAAAAAGCCTATCAAGCTTTGGATAATTCTTCATCAGCGACAAGCTGTATGGAATGGGTAGCCTTACAACTTGCTTCACTGAATCATCGCTCTTCGATATTAACTGAACGTACTTGTCCATAGGGGAAGGGTTTCCTGCATTTTTTGTAAAACAAGAGCAGGAATTTCATGCCCGCCATTAAAAGAAATAAACTCTCCATGTAAACGTGAAGATAAGAGCTTGTTTAGCCGTTCCCCATGGTAATAAGGCAAAATAGCATCTTGATATCCGTGACTTTGAATAAAAGGCACCTTAGCACATAAATGTATATTATTTTCCCAGCCTTTATCTAATAGTAAAGCACCAGAACAAATTAAAGCGCCTCGATAAGGGATTTTTGAAGATAAAATCAGATGCGTGGTGATCATGGCACCTTGGCTGAAGCCTCCTAGAATAATATCGTATCGTGGACGATCCAACTCTTCAATCAGGTTTTCTAAAGCTGCTTTTGGTTTCTCAAAATCTATATTGAATAACTTTTGGTATTGTTCTTCTGTTTCCGGGGTAATATCCGGATTAGAAATCAAGCTCTGAAATAACGGAACGTCTAAAGGAAACCAAGCCCTTCCACCCCCAAATTCATAAGAAAGTTGTTCAATACCATGAGGAAATACCCATGTAGGACGTATACCTTTAAAAGGACATGCCGAAGGGAAAAATGCTAAATTGTCAGCATTTGCGCCGTAGCCATGACAAAAGATAATCACAGGATCATCAGGATCCCCAGGACAGACTATGGAATCTAATCCAGCAAACTTACGACGAAAAAATGAATACTCCATGAATGCTCTCAAAAGTAACTTACGGTAAAAATTGAGACCAAATTAGTCGGATTGATTTTAGAGATCAAGGGTTTCTTTGAACCAATAAGATATAGAAAAATTTATAATTTTTTCTTCTATAGAGGAAATAATTCATGTCATTTGTTTTAAATCACTTTAATACTTCTTATGAAATAGATTCTATATTGAAAAAATTGGATTTAGAAATATGTCTGTGTTAAAGTCTCCTATAAAAATACCACCCATTTCAGTGTTTTGCAGAGAAATATTAGGGAATGGTTAATTCTGGAGTTTTTATGTCTGACACAGATCCAGATGTTTTTTTACAACAAGCTGCAGATTATTTAGATCAAGGCAAGATTGTAGCCTTCCCTACAGATACAGTTTATGGTTTGGGGGTAGCATTAAATTATCCGAATGCCGAAGAGAAAATCTACGCTTTAAAGCACCGGGATAGGGGAAAATCGTTGGTCGTGTATGTGAATACTATCGAGGATATGGAAAAATTCTCGGGATGTACATTGTCAACACGCGCACTTAAGTTATCACAGAAATTCCTTCCTGGGCCTTTGACTTTGCTCGTTGACCATAAAAACCCTAGATTTCACCAAGAGAAACTAGGATTTAGGATTCTTTCTATTCCCATAGTGAACAAGCTCATCGATCTCGCGGGCCCGCTACTTGGCACTTCTGCAAACATTTCTAATTTCCCTCCAGCAATTACCTCTAATGAAGTGACGGAAGACTTCTCTCAGGAAGATATTTGTGTGATTCCAGGCTGTTGTTCCTACGGATTAGAGTCTACTGTAGTCTCTGCAGATCCTCTAAAGGTCTATCGTGAGGGAATGGTTCCTCGTCAAGTCATCGAAGACGTTGTAGGGGAAAAGGTAGAGACTTGCTTACACACACGTCACGTATTTTCTCAACACATACAAGTTTATACAGTTAAAGATGAAGATGCTCTCAACAGTTTTCTTGAGAAAAACTCTCGATTTCAGGGGGTCATCTGCAACAACCCTAAACCACGTGATTTTTACCCTACCCTAAGACAAGCATTAAGATCTGTCGAACCTGTAGCGGTATTTATCTATGATCCGGAAACATCAGCTTATCCGGAGCTCATCCCCTACCTCATTCCGTATAGTTATACATCCCCTCGGTGAACGTCATGATCATAGATATGCACTGCGACCTTCTTTCTCATCCAACTTTTTCCTCTGAGGATCCTTGCGTGCGCTGCTCTCCAAGTCAATTACTCTCTGGGGGAGTAAGAAAGCAAGTGTGTGCTATATTTACTGAGCATAGCGAGAGCTCTCCAACCGCTGATACACAAAATCAACGATTTTTTCACCTTCCTGATGCGGATCATCGTATCCGATTAATTACTTTTGACTCTGATAACGTCAATCATGACGCAGGGGAAAATACCCTCTCTATTATTCGTAGTATAGAAAATGCTTCGGGATTAGGTTCGGATTCTCAACACCTCAGTAAGCTATTTACAAAACTTCTAGATCTCTTTTCTATGGGGCCTATTGCTTATTTGGGGATTGTATGGAACGGAAGAAATCGTTTTGGCGGAGGAGCTTTTGACCCCTATAAACTTACCTCTGATGGGAAACGTTTATTAGAAATTATGCACCAATTGGCTATTCCTATAGACCTTAGCCATTGTTGTGATCAACTCGCCGATGATATTCTAGACTATACTGTAGACAAACTTCCTAATATGCAAGTTCTCGCTAGCCACTCTAACTTTCGATCAGTACAAAATATCCCCAGAAATCTTACTGATGCCCATGCAAAAGAAATCGCCTCTAGAGGAGGGGTCGTTGGTTTAAATATCGTAAATTACTTTGTGGGGTCTTCTTTACAAGGATTACAACAGCATATCTATCATGCTGAAAAATTGGGAATTATAGATCAACTTGTCCTAGGAACAGATTTTTTCTATTCTGATGAAAAAGAAAAGTTTTTCCCAGAGTGCTCTACAGCCCAAGATTATCCCAATATCTCTCGAATTTTATCCGATAATTTAAGTAGGGAATCTGCAGAAAAAGTCTTCTGGAAATCTGCTCAACAATTCTTAAATCAGACGATTCGTCTTCAAAAAGAACGAAGGAATATGTGTTTAGATATATAAAAAAAACCCGAGGCATTGTGCCCCGGGTTTGTGACGAGAGAGCTATATGCAGAAGAAAGAATCTTAAGATTCTTCTTCGTTAGCCTCTTCAGCTATTTCAGTATCGTTCTCGTCGCTATCTTGATCGCCTGGATCCGGTTGATCACTTGAAGACGCACTCCTAGAAGTTGGGGTAACAGCTCCAGAGGAGGACTTTTTAAATTTACTGAATAGGGCGGCAATGCGATTGCTACGTTCTGTTGGGCTACCAGAATGCCCATTTAATGAAAACGTAGAACTACTTTTTCTTAAAGGTCTAGGAGAAGAAGGGGGGAGAGTCGAAGGGGTAGGTGCTGACAACTGCCTTTGTATTTGTCTAATTGTTTCTTGAGCTGCGTCTAATTCTTCCGTTTTTGTCGCTAATATGCGTGTTAATCTCGTGATTTCAGAATCATGATCGGTGGTAAGCCGTTCCATTAAATCTTGCTGACTAGCAATAGCTCGATCAAGATTTTCGGATGTTTCCTGAAGTTGAGACGCTAACTCTCTAACTCTAGCCTCTAACTGTCCTGCCTTAGCTTGTTCACCTTCTAAAGCACCTCGAGATCTTTCAAGTTGTTCTTCTTTTTGACTGAGGCTTTCTTCCGTAGCTTGTAGGCGCGCTTCAACTGCCACTAAGCTTTCACGAGATTGAGTGAGTAGTTGTGAAAATTCGTCTAGACGAGTTTGCAGGTCACTTCCCAATTCTTTTGTAGTTGTTAGTTCTTGAGAAATTTCTGCAAGTTGTGCTTGAGATGCACTCACTTCTCCTTGCAATCGGTTAACCTCTTCTGTTTTCTGCTCGACTACTTGTTTCATATTAATAAGTTCAGTAGCCAAAACGACTTCACCCTCATTATTCGCCTGTGGCTTTTTAAGAATACGAAGAGCCACTCCAAAGGAAGCCAAACTCGTTCCAAGGGCAAGAACCGTTGCTCCTAAAGCAATAGAAAATCCCGCAGGTAAACTTGTAATTGTTAAGGTTAAGAGTAAAATACCGGATATAACTAAAATAATACCCACAGCAATAAGGGTCAAACTCACAGTCTTGCGACTAACGTGAGAGTTTTGGCAAATCCGATTTAATACAGAAACCCTTTGCAACGCCTCTTCATGAGAGGAGGACCTTAATATAGAAGGTATCATATCTGAAACTATTTAAAAATAACAAAACCAGTAGGATTTTAACAAATTCATTATTATTTTTTTAGAAAAAAGAAAAATTAAATAAATCTTTATAATAAATTGTTTAACTACAAGCAAATAATGAGATGAACCGTAATTAAAAGAATTAAAAGTTTTTCTTTGACTAAAAATAAGACCTATTACATAGCATCCAGTTCTTCTGAAGCATCTTCGAATGAGTCTTCATATTCATTGCTCTCAGAAAGAAGGCGAGAGGTTTCATCTTGAAGTTCTGTGTGCTCATTCATAGATTGAGGAAAGGTAAGGGCTGGTAAGCCAGCATGCGCATGATAAGTCGTGGAGGATGTAATGAAAAATCGTGAGAGTGAAGAGACGGATGAAGAAATCGTATCGAACCAGGTCGAAGTCACTTCTTCTTTGGGTTGAGGAACGGGAGTCGCTTCTAAAGTAGAAATACGATTTTGAAGATAACTAATTCTGACACTCTGTGTGGTAATCTGAGTTTGTAAATCTAGATTTCTTTGATTGGCTTGTTCTAAATTACTCTCTAATAGAGTTGAGCAAGATTTTGCACTTTCTACTACGCGTTCCGCAAGCTCTTTTTCGGCCTTTCGTTCTTGCTGTTCATACTGCATCAAATAGAGATGAGAAATGCCTTGAGCACTCAAGCTGAAGGTACGTATATCCTGAATTCCTCCAACAAATAAAGCGGCTCCTGTAATACCCAAACCTAGACTGATACCCGAGCGGAACCAGGTAGTTAAAAGAAGTTGGGAAATGACAGCATCCACTATACAGCCTATACCCAGAACGATTTTCATCATGGCGATGACTGTTCTTACTTTCCCCATAGGGTGTATTCTACCGTATGTGAGAATATCTAAAGAAGAAGGGAAGAGAATGGAAAGAATGGGATCTGTATTCTTTTCTTGGGGCACAGGCAATCCGTGTTCCCTGAGAACATGTCTAATCTCTAAATAATTTTTCCTCCAGATTGCGTTTTGATAGTAAACGATCTTAAGACAGTAGGCGATGGCTACTGAACCTATAACTATTCCTGATACGCCTAAAGGGATACTTAGAGCCGAGGCCAGTCCTAAAGGAAGAATCAATACACAACTGGCAACTATAAGAAGAATGGTTCCTAGAGCAAGAGCTGTAGTAACGGCGAGAAAAGTTTGTCGCTCATTTTTAATGAAATTAAGATTATTTGCTAATATGGAAATAGTTTTAACTTCATTATCTGAATTTTTAAATTGAATTTCAGGAGTAACAATCATAAGTTTAAGAAAAAATACTAAAAAACAATCATGTTACCACCTCATTATAAATGATGTAAATCTAATTTTATTTACAAAAAAAGAAGATTAGTTTGCGTATTCTAATAAACGCAACAAAATATCCTGCTATTCTTTTTTTTAAAATAATAGCTAAATTTTTTTTGAAATAGTTGCCTACATTTGGATTTAGTTAGAAGATCAGTTATACGATTGGCTCTTGTGATGAGAAAAAATGATGTCCACAGCTTCCTCTGATGAATCTACGAGGTACAAATATCCCGGACATGTATGCGTATAATGTAAGTTTTTCATCCACTCTACTAAAGGCCCCCAAAACTCCATGTCTACAAGAACAACAGGATGGGGCACCTCTAGGTATCTGAAGTTGTCCAGGGCAAAAAAACATTCACTTACGGTACCTAGCCCTCCAGGAAACACGATACATCCAGAAGCTTTGCCAACCATTCCTTCTAAACGATGAGAGATATGGGAAACCTGTAAACAGTTGTCTTTGGGTATATGATCATTCAACTCCTCACCCTTTAAGATAAATCCTAAAGATGTCCCCTCAGCTCGTACAGCACCAGCATTAGCCGCTTCCATAATTCCCGGACCTGCTTCAGTAACTACAGAGTACCCATGTTTAACTAACCCATGTTTAACTAATAGATATCCTATAGTCTGAGCTTTTTTATAATTTTCATCTGTAGGGCAGAGACCACCAGCGACAACTATCCAGGGACCATGATCTTGATGAAATTGTGTAGCGGAAATGATCTGCTCACAATCGTGAATATCCAGAGCTTCCCAATTTTGAGAAGAACCGACGGTAGGGGAAATACACAGTAATAATGTGAAATAAAAATAAAGAAATCGCATTCTATAGAACTAATCTTATTAATAAATGGATTACTATATATAATCCCCGATATTTAATTAACAAATACTATAAAGATAGAGCAGGGGGAAATTAGTTTATAAACTTTACACTATTTTAGTTATACGGTAGCGTGTATCTCTCACCCTATTTTAGGATAGGCATTTGTTATCCACAGACTTGAGAAATTAAAAATGTTTTCCTTGCAGATAAAATATTTCAAACAATTATTAAACATAAAATACGCGGTATTTTCTGCCTTATTTCTTTCTGCGACTACGGTATTCGCTCTAACATTCCCTGAAATAGCATTAGGATTTAGTGAGAAAGGACTTTCCACTATACTCATAGGTGGATGTGCTTTTCTATGTGCTAGAACTGTAGGTATACTGGTAAACCAGATCATTGATCGTGATATAGATAAGAAAAATCCGAGAACCGCTTTTAGAGTGTTACCCGCGAAAAAATTATCGATAAATTTTGTTTTCTTCATCACAGTACTGGCATCCTTATGTTTTCTAGTTCCCTGTATATTTATAAGTAAAGAATGCTCCTGGCTCGCCTTATTCGCTATTCTACTTATGATTATTTATGCCTATGCAAAACGTATCACCTACTTGTGTCATTGGATCTTAGGTCTTATTTATTACCTTGCGATTCTTATGAATTTCTATGCTTTATCTTCAGGGCCTCTCTCTTTAAAGATGTTCATCATAGCCTCCCTATGGGGAATAACGGCTGCTATGATCATTGCGGCCAATGACATTATCTATGCTATTCAAGATTTAGAGTTTGATAGGGCAGAGAAGCTCTATAGCATTCCTGCATGTTTTGGGAAAGCAAAGGCTATTCGTATTGCTTCAGTATGTTTACTACTCAGTTTGCTATCTTATGTCGCTATGGCCGTGCTTGCATCCTTTAGTAAATTAGGGCTTATATTGTCTCTACTCCCTGTATTCGTTATTGGGAAAACCATCAAAAACTATTACGTATTGGATAAGAAACATGTGAATCTCGAAAGATGTTTTTTCAAAGGAAACATCTACCTTGCTTTATCCTTTTTTATCGTCATGATAAGTTTATTAATTTCATAATCGATGGATACGAATGAAACGTTATATCGTAGGGATTTCAGGAGCTTCAGGAATCGTATTAGCCGTGAAACTCATAGAAGAACTATCTAAAATGCAACATGATGTTGAGGTTATTCTTTCTCCAGCAGCAATGAAAACGCTCTATTATGAATTGGATACCTCTTCTTTGCTGTCTTTAATTCCTAAAGAAAACCATCGGTATATTCACCAACACAATATCAAGTCTATAGAAAGCAAATTGGCTTCAGGGTCCTGTCGTGTTGATGGGACGATTATCGTTCCATGTAGTATGGCTACAGTAGCCGCGATTTCCATAGGCTTAGGAGATAACCTGTTAAGAAGAGTTGCTGATGTCGCTTTAAAGGAACGAAGGAAGTTGATCTTAGTTCCTAGAGAGAGCCCATTGCATTCCATCCATTTAGAAAACTTATTAAAATTATCGCAAAATGGGGCCATCATCTTGCCTCCGATGCCTATGTGGTACTTCAAACCACAAACGATTGAAGATATTACTAACGATATCGTCGGAAAAATTCTCTCTTTGCTAGATATAGAGAGCAATTTAGAAAAGATTTGGCTCAACCCAGCTTAATTGGTACGTTTACCATTGATGACTTCGTGAAGATTTTCAATAGCGATAAAAGCATAAGGATCTTCTCTGTGAACGATTTCTTTAAGTTGTGAAAGCTGTAAACGCTCTACAACAATATAAAGGATGTTTCTAGGTTCTCCAGAATAGCCACCTTCGGCTTGAATA
Above is a genomic segment from Chlamydia abortus containing:
- the gyrB gene encoding DNA topoisomerase (ATP-hydrolyzing) subunit B, yielding MDAKEKNYDASAITVLEGLQAVRERPGMYIGDTGITGLHHLVYEVVDNSIDEAMAGYCSEIHVRILEDGGITISDNGRGIPIQTHEKESKKQGRDVSALEVVLTVLHAGGKFDKDSYKVSGGLHGVGVSCVNALAEKLVATVYKDKQAYQMEFSRGVPVTSLQCLGATNKQGTEITFYPDNKIFSSCVFDRSILIKRLRELAFLNRGVTIIFEDDRDVSFDKVVFFYEGGIQSFVSYLNQNKESLFPEPIYISGSRTGDDGEIEFEAALQWNSGYSELIYSYANNIPTRQGGTHLTGFSTALTRVLNAYIKAHNLAKNDKLSLTGEDIREGLTAVVSVKVPNPQFEGQTKQKLGNSDVGSVSQQITGEALTIFFDENPQIAKMIVDKVFIAAQAREAAKKARELTLRKSALDSARLPGKLIDCLEKDPAKCEMYIVEGDSAGGSAKQGRDRRFQAILPIRGKILNVEKARLQKIFQNQEIGTIIAALGCGIGSDNFNLSKLRYRRIIIMTDADVDGSHIRTLLLTFFYRHMTALIENECVYIAQPPLYKVSKKKDFRYILSEKEMDDYLLTLGICDSKLVFKNGDREISGEALDSFVKLILNIENFIVALEKKAVPFSEFLEMRKETVGYPLYYRPPQSGKQGGRYFYSSEEKEEEMVSGEDSDSTKVIELYKTSIFAEIQEELRNYGLDIRHYLNPKDSEMVITNEDAKTLPYTCYTLKEVIEHLKALGRKGIEIQRYKGLGEMNADQLWDITMNPEQRTLVRVSLKDAVEADHIFTMLMGEEVPPRREFIENHALSVKMNNLDI
- the gyrA gene encoding DNA topoisomerase (ATP-hydrolyzing) subunit A → MLNKEEIIVPKNLEEEMKESYLRYSMSVIISRALPDVRDGLKPSQRRILYAMKQLNLTPGAKHRKCAKICGDTSGDYHPHGESVIYPTLVRMAQNWAMRYPLVDGQGNFGSIDGDPAAAMRYTEARLTHSAIFLMEDLDKDTVDMVSNYDETKHEPVVFPSKFPNLLCNGSSGIAVGMATNIPPHNLGELIEATLLVLSKPDVSIEEILEVMPGPDFPTGGLICGSEGIRSTYYTGRGKIKVRARLHVEENADKHRENIILTEMPYNVNKSRLIEQIADLVNDKTLSGISDVRDESDKDGIRVVLELKKGESSEVVINRLYKFTDIQVTFGANMLALDKNLPRTMNIHRMISVWVRHRTEVIRRRTRYELNKAEARAHILEGFLKALSCLDDVVHTIRNSESKEHAKHQLIEKFGFTEHQSIAILELRLYQLTGLEAEKIQKEYDELVNKIAYYKRVLADEGLVKDIIRNELQELQKLHKTPRRTTIEFDADDIRDIEDIITNEPVIITISGDDYVKRMPIKVFREQKRGGHGVSGFDMKKGSDFLKAVYSASTKDYLLIFTNFGQCYWLKVWQLPEGERRAKGKPIINFLEGIRPGEQLAAVLNIKNFENAGFLFLATKHGVVKKVALDAFSNPRKKGIRALEIDDGDELIAAVHITSEEEKVMLFTRLGMAVRFPHDKVRPMGRTARGVRGVSLKNEKDRVVACQIVRDDQSVLVVCDNGFGKRSQVEDFRETNRGGVGVRSILINERNGDVLGAISVTDHDSILLMSAQGQAIRINMQDVRVMGRSTQGVRLVHVKEGDTLVAMEKLSLNEDETLTNIEEESASPQV
- the tmk gene encoding dTMP kinase, giving the protein MFIVIEGCEGSGKSSLTQLLKDKLMAEGKAVVATREPGGSSLGERVRDWILDPSTTELSPYTELFLFLAARAQHITEKILPALELGKIVVCDRFHDSTIVYQGIVGGLGKEYVTNLCHSVVGQKKILPNLTCLLDIPADEGLKRKQQQKSFDKFENQSLAYHTKIREGFLSLAESRLDSYLVLDARQPIEESLNKVMTAYTELALCKSKER
- a CDS encoding DNA polymerase III subunit delta' (catalyzes the DNA-template-directed extension of the 3'-end of a DNA strand; the delta' subunit seems to interact with the gamma subunit to transfer the beta subunit on the DNA), whose translation is MQVEGKITNKPWEALLDNINQGKVSHAILLHGSSLSILSQYAYTLASHILLRDTPEAQYKISQKIHPDIQEFLPSGKGRLHSIEIPRDIKKQIAILPYEGHYKIYIIHEVDRMTLPAISVFLKVLEEAPSHNVILLTSAKLQRIPATILSRSLSIHIQGQDKTLPNEEEIAYLLKYASGEMSITEVGKIVKGSVDTDKQVLRDKAKYLLEVLLTLFRDRFILSLNVSASAMTYPQYAKGILNLPVLPLEKVLVIIEKAYQALDNSSSATSCMEWVALQLASLNHRSSILTERTCP
- a CDS encoding hydrolase; the protein is MEYSFFRRKFAGLDSIVCPGDPDDPVIIFCHGYGANADNLAFFPSACPFKGIRPTWVFPHGIEQLSYEFGGGRAWFPLDVPLFQSLISNPDITPETEEQYQKLFNIDFEKPKAALENLIEELDRPRYDIILGGFSQGAMITTHLILSSKIPYRGALICSGALLLDKGWENNIHLCAKVPFIQSHGYQDAILPYYHGERLNKLLSSRLHGEFISFNGGHEIPALVLQKMQETLPLWTSTFS